The segment tttgttttgttttggggttttttttctgtgcaacaCCAGCAGCCACTGATAAATGAGACATATCAAACAAATATCCATAACAAAGCTTAGTAAAGCTCTTGTGAACAACCACTTAACTTCAAATTTACTTAGCTCGCAGTTAAACATCTGTGAGACATTTTATTGACATTAGGGTTGCACAGTATTAGAAAAATGTGTAATTGTAATGATATAATTTGCAATAAATCAATATTTCCCTCAATCCTCTCTTTTCTTCTGTCATTACAGTGATCACACCAATTTATGTGTTCTTTAGCATATTGGCCACAAGCGTCTAAACCAGCTGTAGGCATTTAGACCACTGGGCATTCATCTGATTGGTCAAATACATTATTAGCAGGCATTTTGCCTTTGCAATTCATTGCAGTCTTTTGGGATATTAATAATATATTCACAATGAAGTTGCAATGATGGCACTGTGGAGCAGTGGtgagagctgtcacctcacaagaagaaggtcacaggtttgtcTCCCACCTGAGGCCTTTGGGTATTTtccttgtgcatgtgtgggttttctccgggtattccagtttcctcccacagaccaaaaacatgcatgttaattGGTACCTCTAAATTGTCACTTGGTGTAAGTAAGattgtgaatggttgtctgtctcatttgtttgtATGTGGCTCTATAATGAGTTTGTGACCTGGACAGGATGCACCCCGCTTCTCgcacaatgaccactggagataggcaccagctcccctgagATGGAAAAagtggtaaagaaaatggatggagagATAGATATTGAGGAAAATTTTTGTCTACTGTGAAGCCCACGCTGACATTTAATGTTGTTGGATTTGTTGCTCTAACTTGTTACCAGACCAATTACTTCTGCCACAAACTGACTATTTTGGCAAAATGAGTTTCTTGAGACTGCTGAGACGTATATTTTCTTCTAGCACCATAAACTACAACAAAATACCCACAAACACAAACGAATGTAATGAGTCAGGTTTCAACAGATGCAAGCCTTGATGGTAAACTTCAGAAGGGTGCAATCTGGACAAGTGTGGCAGCAGACAAGAGCAAAGAgtaagaaggagaagaaaaaaaggtagTTCTGCAGGGAATGCAACACGCTGAGCCTATTCTTTCATGCTCATGTGCACACACAAGCAGATTCACTCAAAAACAGCCTCCCGTCACTGATAGCCCAACAACCtactcttatttattttcttcctgtcGTGATACGCTGATAAGTGGCAACGAGACCAAACAgagaaaagtaagaaaacaacAGCGATACAGTCATTTAAATGGAGTCTATTTTGAGTCGGGGACAGGTTCTCTTTCCGTTACTGAATTAATCAAATCCAAAGGACATCATCTTCAGACTCGACATCCCCCTAAAGGCGAACAACTCATTCGATATGCAGCGGAGGAAGCTTCACAACATCCTAAAAATACAGCGCTCCTGGAAGAGAGGTGCTCTACCAGTCTGAAGAACTAACAGGCCCATGGGAATAGACATTGTGATTAGATGCAAAAACTCAGCTTTCATAAACAGCATTAGTCTTGTTAGACATCCCACCCCTCCCACAGACGCAAGACCTCTCTCTGTTTTGCAAAGCAGGAAGAAGgcattattgttttatttgcattttggtCTCTGAAGCTCTTTAACCCCACATGCTAAATACTATCAGGCAAAAGCTGCTCCCTGTCTGACAGGTGTTTGGACTGAAATCTCAAGCTGGAATTATCAGTCGGTCCTTGTGTCAAGTAACAAGACGTCATTTTTgtaatcctttttttccccagttacCTGTATGAGCTAATCAGTTTACTCTAGGTTGTTGCTGTGAACTTGTGATCAcataatttcaataaaattatgtggtttattttgctgttttatgaaaTTGTTCAATCTTTActtgcaaataaaaatctaacacTTACTTATGAGGATCATTGAGCTTCATATATAGTTTTTAAActagaaaatcaaaaaatacaCCTTTTAGAGTACATCTTCTTAGTAATTGTTGCcattgcagcttttattttattttttctaaacaaTGCACTTTTCTTGATATTTGTTTAGGGAAGGATGCCTTTCAATTGATGTGCCatatatttctaatttaaattttttacagttattttccATGTAATTATTATTGTCCATTTCTATGCatggtgtttttaatgttaactTAGTTCTgcaggtgacatgattacaaatgatgcaacagaacacgTATTTCAATTCCAAAAAGGTAATGAGAGCAGACAATTTTGCTACCCATCACTCAATGTCAGTGCCAGTTATCAACTAATTTGTCTTTCTGCCAGGTTGTCACTCTGTGTTTGGACTCCCTTCTTACTGCTCTGcataaatacaagaaaattCATAATTTGGGAAACAAACATGATCTGAATATGCAAGGACAAAACAAGTAAGTTTgcagttgttaaagttaaaatagaaacaacaacaaaagttgcAAAGTTGCACATGTATATATAGAGTTCAGTTGTTCTGTTGCTGCATCCTTTAGTTTCAGGGTTTAAACCTGCTGGTCAGCCTGTTTGTGTGGAATCAGCTGATGGCTAAATAATTTACTATTTGTCTGGATGTTTTACTCCAGACCAactaaaacagcagtttttaaataacaaatgttGCCTTAAATTTTGtcattataatttttttctaatttaattgATTGCACATTAAAATATACTACAATAGACCTTTTAAAGTAGTTCTTAACTTGTTAATCTGGAAAGGCTTTGTTCTGTTCACTATTGCAAAAATTggtatttaaaatgaaatataaaacaaataaatattggtttaaattacagcaaaaatcaAATTCAATCAGAACCTTGTGAATAAATATTCCGGCTGAGTAATTTATTTGCTTATCCTGTTGTAAAATcagaaattttaataaattagttgtaACATTTTCATCCAAACATAAGAATGTTGAACATGTCGATCCAGTATGATCCAGCCAACAGTGTCATAAAACCTATTGtattaatgctttttttgtctattAATTATAAGTATTTTTCCTAATGATTTGAAACTGATGCTTTCATGGTGGTATATCTCATCTCCATACAAGAACATGAGCTGTAACTGCATGATTTTATTTCACCAAGTTTATTTCATCTATGAATCTacctgtcattttgtttttacttttattaattgCAGCTTTTTCACAATAATCAAGCATAACacttaagttaaatatttattgtagtTTTCCAGCTTTAAAGCAGACAAATTTGATGTTActgtttttatacaaatattggaaaaaggaaactataataaaaaaatgcatgacaCAGTAACTACCAACATTATTTTTAGGTTATtgcctttctttctctttctctctctctctctctccttgcactttagtgttttaaagttaTCGTACTGTTACACTGAGAGGTGtggtgtggaagaaaaaaaactcctcaaAGTTGGCTGTAGCATAAACAAAGGTGGTTTATTAGGCCTCCTTCAGCACAGCATGGCTCacagacaagacaaaatgaCATCTCAAGCTTTCTCCTCTCCCCCTTGGCTCAGCCAGCAGTCCTCTTATATACTGTTGTCCCCACCTTCTCAATTAACTGCCCAGCCAATCAAAGTCCGGCAAACATGGGCCTTTCTATAAAAGAGCTGGGTTTGAGGCGGGCCTCCTCTTTGGTAGGttccaagatggccgctacaagGACACACCCAAAAGGtaacaaacatttcacaaacaaaaggatcacatacacacattctagaactgaaatgttacagaaaatattattgCTTCTTAACATTTACTCACTTCCTCCCCCTCTGGTTTACAAAACTCAGGTAAACGAGAAAGGTAGTCAGCAATAAGATTTTTCTTACCTGGACAATGCTGTATGGTGAACTGGTATGGCTGAAGGGCAAGACACCAACGTAATATACGGGCATTCTGATGCTGCTTGGAATGCATCCACTTCAGAGGTCTGTGATCAGTTTGCAGAGTAAACTCCCTTCCTAGGAGATAATATTTTAAAGAGTCCAAAGCCCACTTTATTGCAAGTCCTTCCTTTTCTACTGTGGAGTACTTTTTCTCCCGGtcaaaaagctttttacttAAGAAAAGGACAGGTTTCTCTTCACCAGCTTCTCCCTGAGCTAGCACTGCTCCAAGACCAACATTTGAAGCGTCCACTTGAACAATAAACGGCTTGGAAAAGTTAGGACTCTGTAAAACAGGAGCTTGAcaaatcagtttctttaaagattGAAATGCATGTTCACAGTCCTCCTTCCACATAATTTTAGAAGTAGACCTTTTTGTCAACTCAGTCAGAGGGGCTGCCAAAGTTGAGAAATGGGGTATAAATCTTCTATACCACCCAACTAAGCCCAAAAATGATCTCACTTGCTTCTTTGTTTGAGGTCTGGGAATTGTTTGAAtagcttttactttttcaagTTGTGGCTTTATCTGTCCATGGCCAACAAGGTAGCCCAGATATTTTACTTCTTCTTGTGCCCATGCACACTTATTCACATTCAGAGTGAGACCAGCATTCTGGATCCTTGCCATTACCACCTTTAGATGTTGTAGGTGATTCTCCCAAGTTTCACTGTAGATCACAACATCATCCAGGTAGGCAGCAGCAAACTTTGAACAGTCACTAAGAATAATGTCCATCAACCTTTGAAAGGTAGCTGGTGCTCCATGAAGACCAAATGGTAGAACCGTGTAATGAAATAAACCCATTCCTGGAATCTGAAAGGCTGTGTATTCCTTACAGGATGGATCTAAAGGCACTTGCCAGTAACCCTTACATAGATCTAAGGTTGTAATGTATTTGGCTTTCCCCAGTCTTTCCAGTAGCTCGTCAATGCGTGGCATGGGATAAGaatcaaaacaggaaatgctGTTTAACTTTcttaaatcagaacaaaaacgTAGTTGATTTGAGTCTTTTTTAGGAACCAACACAATGGGATTTGACCATTCACTTCTTGATGGCTCTATAACTCCCATTTCCAGCATCATCTGGACCTCTTTTTTCAGTGGATCCATCATTCTTTCTGGAATCCGGTAAGGCTTAAGACGAACAGGTGTTGTATCTTTCAAAGTTATTTTGTGTGTTATAATTTCAGTTCGCCCAGGTACATCTGCAAACAGGGATGGAAAAGACTGTTTAATCTCACCCAGCTGTTGCCACTGATCAGGAGTCAGATGCTTAGGAGCCTTTTCAGATTTGGTCAATTCTCTGCATGGACTCATTTCAGCTTCCCCATCTTTCAACACAGCACTGTCTTCTGGCTGAACATCTTGTACCATCAGGATCTGCTTCACATCCATTTCTGGAACATTTCTTTCATGATACTCCTTTAATAGATTTACATGAAGCAGttgctttgacttttgtttttctggacaGATAATTTCATAAGTCACTGGTCCTGCTCTTCTAACCACAGTGTAGGGTCCTTGCCATTTAGCAAGCAGCTTACTTGGCCCACTGGGCAAGAGTACTAAGACTTTCTGGCCAGTCTTCAGCTCTCTTTCACGGGCATGTCTGTCGTACCATACCTTTTGCTTATGTTGAGCCTTCTCCATATGATCTTTAACTTGTTCTCTGTACTTTTCCAGGTTGTCTCTCATCTGAAGTATGTAGGAGATGATGTTTGTTGGTGAAGCCGCTTCACTGGACCCTGATGCCACTCCAGCCACCCAGTTCTCCTTCAGCATGTCCAAAGGGCCTCTAACCTGTCTCCCATAAAGCAActcaaaaggagaaaaaccaGTTGAGGCTTGTGGTACTtctctgtaagcaaacaaaaggaaaggCAACCATTTATCCCAGTTTTTGCCAGCATCATCAATAAACTTTCTCAACATTTGCTTTAATGTACCATTAAATCGTTCTACCAAACCATCAGTTTCTGGATGGTATGGAGTAGTACGAATACCTTTTACACCCAGTTGATCATAAAGAGTTTTCATCACTTGTGACATGAAATTGGTACCCTGATCTGTCAGAATCTCCTTTGGGATACCAACTCTGGAGAAAAGGTCTACTAAACACCGGACAATGTGTTTGACCTGCAAAGAACGTAATGGATAAATATCTGGATATCTGGTTGCATAATCACAGATGACAAATGCATATTTATAGCCATTACTGCTCTTAGGTAAAGGACCTATGATATCCATGGCGATTCTCTCGTAAGGAACACTCATTATAGGTAATGTCTGCAACTGGGCACGGTCTGAAACTTTAGTAGGGGCCACCAACTGACAGTCATGACATGTTTTGCAGTATTCAACTACATCTTTATATAATCCTGGCCAATAAAAACGTTGGGCAACACGATTATAAGTTTTTGCCTGTCCTAAGTGCCCTGACCATGGTATAGTGTGACCCAAATGCAGAATTACTGAACGGTATTCTTTTGGCACAACAAGTCTGGGTTCATCAATGTCTGCCAGATACAAAAGATTATCCCTTATAATGAAAGGCTCTCCtgctaaacttttaaactcagCAGCACTCTCTTTTCCACCATCTTTATGTGCTTTATTAAAGAGAGGTTTCAAAGATGGATCGTTTTCTTGTCTCTCTTTAAAGTTATTAGGAATTTTCCACTGGAAATCAATACATGGAGTTAATGGCAATGCAGGTTCAGGGTGTTTTGACCTGCTTTTGTTCCTATTTTTCTCCTGTCTACGCTGTCGTTTTGATTTCCTGATTTTACTTCCTACTTCATACAGATCATCATCTACATCTGGCAGAGGTTCTAAACCCTTTTTCATGGAACGTGTGGTGACAGCACAGGAATAAGCCACAGAGTTTTCTTGAACCAAACTGTCTAGGATTGGTAAATCTTCTCCTAGGATAACATCATATGCTAACTGATTCAAAACTCCAACAGTCAACATAAAAGCTTGTCCTTCAACATCAATAGTGACATCAGCAGTTGGATACTCTTTCTGACATCCATGAACACAAGTAATGTTTACCGGTTTGTTAAAGTTAGGCAGTACATTACTCAACAAAGATGATTTCACCAGAGTTTGTGAGCTACCCGTGTCTGCAAGAGCTTTTACAGCTTTGCCATTTATCACCACATCAACTACATGTTTATGTGGAATCATGTCATCAGAAAGTTCATAATTATGTTCTTTGGAAGGTACCACACATAACTCTACTGACTTACTTTTTCTTAATGGACATAAAGAAGCTTTGTGACCAGGCTGCTGACAATAGTAACAAATGAGATCATACTTTAGTCCAGACTGTGTATACCTCTTACCACCCCTCTTGTCCAAATTGTCAACATTAGTTGCACCTGGAGGTTTTACCTCCATAGACCTTGGTCTCTCAGTCTCTCTTGACTTAAAAGGTTCTCTGTGAGCAGCCAGGTAACGTTCAGCCAGGTCTGCCGCTTCTTCTCCAGTCTTTGGATTGTTCTCCTTCACCCATGTGCGGACGTCTGATTGGAGCACACGTAGATACTGCTCCAAAATGATTGTTTCCCCAATCTCTTCTTTACTCCGACTGTCAGGCCGCATCCATCGCTTGTAGAGTCCCTTTATCCGACCGTAGGTTTCACGTACACTCTCTCCCACTGGAACACTGATGCTTCGAAACCGAAATCTGTAGGTCTCTTCTGTTACATTAAACTTAGACAACACAGCAGCTTTAATAGAGTCATAAGAGTCAGACTGGTCCTCATCCATTCCAGCATATGCCTCAAGGGCTTTTCCAGTCAATAATGTGACCACTCTAGCAGCCCATTCAGCTGGTTGCCATCCCCATGTTTTAGCAATGCGTTCAAAACGTATGAAAAAACTTTCAGGATCCTCACCCTCCTTAAAGTTAGGTATTCTCGGATCACCTCCACGGGTTGGTTCCACTCTTTGTGCAGGAGCTCCTTGTGCTATATGCCGCTGGGGCTGAGATGGAGAATGAGGTTCAGCTTGGTAATCAGAGGCTCCTTGGACTTCCTCTGTTGCAGACAGCTGAGACAGTGTCCTAGTCTCTCGCTTTGAGAAAGCTGCTTCTGTAGAAATGCCAGTCTCGATAGACAGCTCATGTTCAGCATAAACATCACTTCGCAGTTTTGGCATGTTACTGCGCAACTGTTTAATCTGGTCAAACAGTATTGCTTCTGTTCGTTTAGAACGTCGCATAAATTCTCTTATTTCATCAAAGATGTCAGATTCAGAATGTTCTTTACTCACAGCACCAACTGTGGTCTGCTTAGGTCGCACAACCGGTTCAAAAATGTCTTCACCAGCCATGGCTCCTTCAGGTAGTGAATCCGGCTCTGCTGGTCCTCCGCTTTGTCCTTCTTCCATCTCAGAAAGGGGGCTTTTCTTTGTCCCACGAGTTCTTCCACGTCCTACTCCTCTCATTTAGCCTGTTGTCTTCCTTCATTCACAGGCATAAATGATCCCACTTCTGACACCACTGTTACACTGAGAGGTGTGGTGTGGAAGAAAAACTCCTCAAAGTTGGCTGTAGCATAAACAAAGGTGGTTTATTAGGCCTCCTTCAGCACAGCATGGTTCacagacaagacaaaatgaCATCTCAAGCTTTCTCCTCTCCCCCTTGGCTCAGCCAGCAGTCCTCTTATATACTGTTGTCCCCACCTTCTCAATTAACTGCCCAGCCAATCAAAGTCCGGCAAACATGGGCCTTTCTATAAAAGAGCTGGGTTTGAGGCGGGCCTCCTCTTTGGTAGGttccaagatggccgctacaagGACACACCCAAAAGGtaacaaacatttcacaaacaaaaggatcacatacacacattctagaactgaaatgttacagaaaatattattgCTTCTTAACACGTACACTGACAAATTGCAAATGCCAAAAAATATCTTTCGTTTGCTCGCAGGCTAGAACCTTTAGGCTTTATCTACAGTGTTTTAGAAGAGACAGTGTAAAGCTTGACAAAGAAATCTTTAacattgtaattttaaaatagccaggagaaattttaaataaactctttagTTAAATACAGCATCCTTTTATCCAACTTTGACAGACATCTAAGCAAACACTTTGCATAAAATCGCATGCAAGACAGCGGTTTTGGTGTAATGTAATCTGAGGGTGACCAGAGCTGGCTCCTTGTAGCCTGCAGTGGACACAAGTATTGACTGTAGTGAAGATATTTCTGCAAATTACAGTGAAATTGAAACAAGTTTTAAACTTCTATGtctaaaaagtttaaacttttggtATAAGTTGAAAAGATCTGTAAAACAATATTGCCTGCTGAAAGCCAGGCGATCTTGTGCATATGTTGAACCAGAGGAATGATTTTAATTACATTCTCAGAACGGACTCATTGGATGTACtttcacaactgattaacctttggcaTCAACCCCATTCatgatagccaccacagctgaccaatcttagaaaacataaagatTATAAcgtaatcagttttacagatattgagctaaaatttggtgttgcaGTAGCTGAAACATGTttccaacacattctctgagcactagCAGATTGTTCAGGACTTTAAACATTGGGATCAACCCTGTCttactgtcagcaaaatatcttgcaaACAAatggagagattttaatgaaactctcagaaaataataactggatgttcatttacaactgattaacctttggagtcaacctgattcaagatagcTCCTACAGCTGATTGAtcgtagcaaacacaaacatggccatAGCagtcagatattgagctaaaatgtggtgtggtagtagctgagagtcatctccaccACTTACTCTAATTGCTCACacatcatgtgttttttttacttcaaactttggcatgcaaagcaacaagcaacatgcattcctcttttttttttttgtttcttgttgccattttattgttttcacttCAGATCTTAGAGGTTTGTGTCACTTTCTAAGGACAGCATACAGAACAGCACCCAGTAAGTCCTTACGGTGCAGGACAAATTTCTAAAAAACTCTCAAATGATGAAGTCACagtataaattattatttgagTGTTaacagttgtttatttttcctcccaGTTCGCATCAAATGAAATTGTTTggcattctgctttttttgctttactgGTGCACATGTTCTTAAATTTGAACATGTGCAGCATGGTATTGACAGTAAAATCCTTTTTGGTCCGTCGGTATTGGGATACGTCTGCAAGATGTATGGATGAGGACATTTCGTGAGCACAGATCTTGCAAAATGTATATAAAGTAACGACATGCAGTATCCCCCTCTTGACGCCATGAATGAGTCGCTCCTGCCGTGGGGAGCCGGTGACATGATTGTGATTGGACGAGACACAGAGAATCCAGATCAAAGCAATCTCTAGTGTTTTGGCCCCCAGCGCAGTGTGGAGCGggcccacacatacacacacacacacatgcacacacattgaCTATACAGTGCACAGACAATTATATACAGACACACATATGTCTTGCACTCACACTAAAACACATGCATCCTCTTTACCTTTCCcctcacacacatgtacactcGTATTTTGGTGTCACACATTTCTGCCCTGCACTCTTGACATGTTCACACATGTACAGCTGACATTCTAATGCACTCAGGGGCTGTGGAGTGTGGATTTGGATGAATAAGATGCAACAGCTTAAGGACACTGtaccaaacaacaaaatattgaaactttaacagtttatatatttttttttaattagcactTGCatttaagctattttttttccaatcttgaaaataaaaggaacttCAAGGAAGTGTTTTTTAGAGTTATATTTTTCAAGAATAGCATAATCGaccatgtctttttttataaaatacaccttaacatatttttttttgtggattcaTGATGTAAAATACTGTATGTTGAGATTATAGACTTCCTTCCCCAGAGGTGGTCCATGTATGTAAACAATACACAAGTGTTTCTTTTCCTCatttaaggttttaaacatTCAGTACAGCTTAAAAATAATAGAGAGGATGGTCACTGACTGCAGCGAAGTCAGAATGTATTTAAAGATTTACAATTAGTTTTGAACTCAACTCCAGTGCAGGACTGTTTTCTTACTCTTGCTATGGGATCTTTCTAACATCCTGACTATACAAAGATTTATTCTATCGATTGCGTGCTTCCTTGTGTTTATGCGTGCTCAGAACTCAGAAAAATCATTCAAATGAGAGACTCACCTGGGTTCACTTTGGTACAATAAAGTTTCTTTCTTCatgccattttaaatttaattgcGTACTCCGTCCTTGTGGTTAAATTTGGATAGATACTGGACACAGTAAGGCatgtgcacacactcacattaCTCTTAATTTAGCATATgctctgcctttttaaaatggtaaagCATTGTATTAATGATCGGAGCTTTCGAGATCAGTATTAGAAAtgcttggtttgtttgtttgtgcactACCATAAACTGAATGCATTCTAATGATATCTGaactcagtttttcattttacttcaaGAATATAGCAGCTTAatttttcagatcttttaaggCTTTGGCAAAAATATCATCGTACATCAAAATTATCAGCTGGGAAGGGGTTTGTATCAAAATTTATTTAGTACATTTATATGCGTTAAGTTCCACTTCCTTTAATCATCACATTTACAGTCcttgttaaataaatcatttcaggATGGTAAAAGGCATGTCTTTCTGTCTGCAATACCTTATTTAATTGCTACTCAGGTTGATGACTCCCACTAATATTGACTAATATATAATATTGACTAATATTGATTAATATTAGTCTACTGTTATTTTTCACAAGTGGTCACTATTCGTTTAACCCTTTTAAATCACATTAGCATTGCCATTTTTTGCAATAATTGACTCAATTGTACTGAATGCTTTACTTGATGCACTGCTAGACTTGCACCAACAGATGCCTCCTAATGTGAAAGGACTCGTCTGATTGCAAGGTTGAGATGGACTTAATGAGATGAGGAAACGTCCTGTCTGTGGTGTAAAAGACCAGGGCAAATTCGCTATGATGCCGTTTTCTTTCAGGTTCTTCACCCTGACTGTCTGATTACTGAAAATTTGCAATATAAATGCAGTTACTTCCCGAACATATTTAGCCTGGTAGGTAATGATCTAATTGTTGCAAACTGCCACGAAACATAAACACAGCGttgaagttttaaactgatGCTACGAGTAACGTCATCAGATGTGAAGTGTGCGCTGGCATGAATGTAAACAGTCTTTGTCTCGCCTGCACACACAGTCATTTGTTGTGTATACACTCATGCAAATGCAGGCGCTCCTTTCctcttgcttttttgttttttgttaaaaacacacacagaaatccCCATTCACTTCTTAGCTGTA is part of the Kryptolebias marmoratus isolate JLee-2015 linkage group LG11, ASM164957v2, whole genome shotgun sequence genome and harbors:
- the LOC119617451 gene encoding uncharacterized protein LOC119617451, which translates into the protein MRGVGRGRTRGTKKSPLSEMEEGQSGGPAEPDSLPEGAMAGEDIFEPVVRPKQTTVGAVSKEHSESDIFDEIREFMRRSKRTEAILFDQIKQLRSNMPKLRSDVYAEHELSIETGISTEAAFSKRETRTLSQLSATEEVQGASDYQAEPHSPSQPQRHIAQGAPAQRVEPTRGGDPRIPNFKEGEDPESFFIRFERIAKTWGWQPAEWAARVVTLLTGKALEAYAGMDEDQSDSYDSIKAAVLSKFNVTEETYRFRFRSISVPVGESVRETYGRIKGLYKRWMRPDSRSKEEIGETIILEQYLRVLQSDVRTWVKENNPKTGEEAADLAERYLAAHREPFKSRETERPRSMEVKPPGATNVDNLDKRGGKRYTQSGLKYDLICYYCQQPGHKASLCPLRKSKSVELCVVPSKEHNYELSDDMIPHKHVVDVVINGKAVKALADTGSSQTLVKSSLLSNVLPNFNKPVNITCVHGCQKEYPTADVTIDVEGQAFMLTVGVLNQLAYDVILGEDLPILDSLVQENSVAYSCAVTTRSMKKGLEPLPDVDDDLYEVGSKIRKSKRQRRQEKNRNKSRSKHPEPALPLTPCIDFQWKIPNNFKERQENDPSLKPLFNKAHKDGGKESAAEFKSLAGEPFIIRDNLLYLADIDEPRLVVPKEYRSVILHLGHTIPWSGHLGQAKTYNRVAQRFYWPGLYKDVVEYCKTCHDCQLVAPTKVSDRAQLQTLPIMSVPYERIAMDIIGPLPKSSNGYKYAFVICDYATRYPDIYPLRSLQVKHIVRCLVDLFSRVGIPKEILTDQGTNFMSQVMKTLYDQLGVKGIRTTPYHPETDGLVERFNGTLKQMLRKFIDDAGKNWDKWLPFLLFAYREVPQASTGFSPFELLYGRQVRGPLDMLKENWVAGVASGSSEAASPTNIISYILQMRDNLEKYREQVKDHMEKAQHKQKVWYDRHARERELKTGQKVLVLLPSGPSKLLAKWQGPYTVVRRAGPVTYEIICPEKQKSKQLLHVNLLKEYHERNVPEMDVKQILMVQDVQPEDSAVLKDGEAEMSPCRELTKSEKAPKHLTPDQWQQLGEIKQSFPSLFADVPGRTEIITHKITLKDTTPVRLKPYRIPERMMDPLKKEVQMMLEMGVIEPSRSEWSNPIVLVPKKDSNQLRFCSDLRKLNSISCFDSYPMPRIDELLERLGKAKYITTLDLCKGYWQVPLDPSCKEYTAFQIPGMGLFHYTVLPFGLHGAPATFQRLMDIILSDCSKFAAAYLDDVVIYSETWENHLQHLKVVMARIQNAGLTLNVNKCAWAQEEVKYLGYLVGHGQIKPQLEKVKAIQTIPRPQTKKQVRSFLGLVGWYRRFIPHFSTLAAPLTELTKRSTSKIMWKEDCEHAFQSLKKLICQAPVLQSPNFSKPFIVQVDASNVGLGAVLAQGEAGEEKPVLFLSKKLFDREKKYSTVEKEGLAIKWALDSLKYYLLGREFTLQTDHRPLKWMHSKQHQNARILRWCLALQPYQFTIQHCPGKKNLIADYLSRLPEFCKPEGEEVSKC